TCTGCATCTTTAGATCTCACCTCTTTCTTAATTTCTAACTGATTTTCATCACTGTCACATGAAACAGCTGACATGTATAATGCGCTTTTGACaagtgttttcctgctaattgcattatggaaccAACATTCGCACGTTTTGTATTGCCTAGGGTGCGTTGCCTAGGGTGCGTTGCCTAGGGTGCGTTGCCTAGGGTGCGTTGCCTAGGGTGCGTTGCCTTATGCACATTGCTGCGCTTTATAATGTGAAGcgataatagtttatcaacattttaagcaaaACTTTCTGGTCTGTTACCTCAGATTCATTGCATTAAAAAAAAGATCCATAGTTCATACAACctatcgtcccacaactgtcccagagtctatTTGGAATTGGCTGTTTCTTTCTCGCACAGtacgacaagctgaccaatagaataggtcaacaatAGATTGACATAGtggctagtgattttgctgtttgtTACTTGTCTTCTTGGCacaggaaaagtaaatgtggcaGTTATTCTAACATCTTTAAAGTGCGCATCGGCATTCGGTAAGGACACACGCCATTGCATCCtcgacttgcatgttctgttaagatgaaTAGGCCTAGccataatctaaatgtgatttctgtcattctgagaacTGTGGGTGGATGCCCTAATCAGGTTGTgcggtaaatttctcaaatgtcctTTAAATTAAAATGCTGCTGATCAAATGTTCGGTGCCACATTTTCCTAACGGgaatcctggtgtgtgtgtgtgtgtgtgtgtgtgtgtgtgtgtgtgtgtgtgtgtgtgtgtgtgtgtgtgtgtgtgtgtgtgtgtgtgtctttacagTAAGAAGGGGGGCAGAATCTGTTACAGAAAAAAAACAAGTCGTATGCCTAGCTTTCACTTTTGGGTTATAGGCCATCTGAGGCCATCTGTCAAATGATATCCTGGTTCCAGTAGCACAGGGCCTGTGTGTATGTTGatccatgtgtgtgtatagtgtaggccgtcattgtaaataagaatttgttctcaactgacttgcctagttaaataaaaactaaTTTAAAGGAATTCTGCCTGTATGGACAGACACTTGAGCTCTGGTTTGATCAACTCTACATACTCTGTAATCTTATCCtactgcacacagacagacacagacaggtttTTCAGGCCAGGTGAGTTGTAAAGATAAAAGGCGTTTAGTGTTATTATCGAATGTGtacagtaaaacacacacacacacacggttgtgATCTAATCATCACGAAGACACAAGAATAGATAGTTTTTTAATTTACACTTCTGTAGCTTTCAGGGGTAGAGTGAGTACatgctctaacacacacacactcagactggAATGTGAGCCAGACTTGGCTGTGCAGGCTCATGTTTGGGCACGCCACACTTACTGAGAAACAACACCAGACCAGGAGGACAGGGTGGAAAACACACCCACACTCTATTACACagcgcacacacatacaggcacacgAATGCTCACTTCACATGGATGCACTACAGGGGTTGGCAACTTGCGGCCATTCCACTACAAGGGGTTGGCATCATGTGGCCAAcctgtttttgggggggggtccAAAAACACTAAAATTACCAGGATTCAGTTACAAATTTGTTTAATTGAGGAAATCTATTCCCAAGTTTTCCCACAAGTAAAAATAGACCTATGTGagcatatttgattctgagtttgtacatacagggcattcggagagtattcagaccccttgactttttccacattttgtagccttattctaaaataaattcaatatttattttttctcatcaatctacacacactaccccataatgacaaaacgaaaacaggtttttagaagtttgtgcaaatgtataaaaacataaaacccgataccttatttacataagtattcagatcctttgctatgagactcaaaattaagcTAAGTTGTGTCCTGTATACAGCATTcttgatgtttctataacttgattgaagtccacctggggaaattcaattgattggacatgatttagaaaggcacagaactgtctatatagggtcccacagttgacagtgcatgtcagagcaaaaaccaagccatgaggttgaaggaattgtccgtagagctccaagacaggattgtgtcgaggcaaagatctggggaagggcacccacaaatgtctgcagcatagAAGGTCCTCAAGAAAACAGTGGccaacatcattcttaaatgaaagacgtttggaaccacgcagactcttcctagagctggccgtctggccaaactgcgcaatcgggggtgaagggccttggtcagggaggtgaccaagaacccgatggtcactctgacaaagctctagagttcctctgtggagatggtagaaccttccagaaggacaatcatttctgcagcactccaccaatcaggcctttatggtagagtggccagacggaagccactcttcagtaaaaggcacatgacagcccgcttggagtttgccaaaaggcacctaaagactctcagaccacgagaaacaagattctctggtctgatgaaaccaagattgatctctttggcctgaatgccaagtgtcacatctggaggaaaccttgcaccatccctacggtgaagcatggtgctggcagcatcatgctgtggggatgttttcagcggaagggactgggagactagtcaggatcaggggaaagatgaacggatcaaaatagagagagatccctgatgacaacctgctccagagcattcaggacctcagactgggggcgaaggttcaccttccaacaggacaatgaccctaagcacacagccaagacaatgcaggagtggctttgggacaagtccctgaatgtccttgagtggcccagccagagcctggacttgaacctgatcaaacaattctggagagatctgaacattcatgtgcagtgacgctccccatccaacctgacagagcttgagaggatctgcagagaagaatgggagaaactccccaaatacaggtgttccacgcttgtagcgtcatacccaagaagactcgaggctgtaatcgctgccaaaggtgcttcaacaaagtactgtgtaaaggatctgatacttatgtaaatgtgagatTTCAGCTTTAatgtttatacatttgcaaaaatttcttgacctgtttttgctttgtcgttatggggtataggttgtagattgatgagggggggggggctatttaatccattttaggttaaggctgtaacgtaacaaaaagtgaaagtgtctgaatactttcccaatgcactgtataaagtttgtatgtgaaaagtACTTCTAAGACCATACATTCAGTTGTTCCGAACACACTTGAGCTGGAGAGGGAGGCTCACTCTGCTGCAATTTAAGGTGTTTACATGCCCTAATAATttgaaagattgctcagaaaaccatGTTTTAATTGGCGTAGGTTTACTTCGACTTTTGACCTTTTGCCAATtcaagataagcagagtaaggtgttttaAATGACTATTGCATAATCTGCCTGCTCCCATAATCAGCTTAATATCGAATTATTAGTATGCATGTAAACGTGCTCAATGAAATCAAAGTATGACATTGTTATTTTCAAACATAATCAATATTTaggcttagttgtggtcaatgtgGTTTTTCCAATGATAATTGAGTTCTGGCCCCCGACCATTCGCTCCGACACAAATCGGCccatggctgaatctagttgccctACCACTGTAGTACACTCACTCATTCACATGCAGCAGTTTTAGGCTGATGTGTGTACATAATCTGAGTATTAGTAGGATTGGCAATGAAGCTAAAAAcacatttctctcctctctcagggtgAGTCGGTTAAGTATTTCTTGGACAATGTGGAGAAGCTGGGGGAGCCGGTAAGtttctctccctcgccctctttCCCTCCATAAATCACTCTGCCTCCTTAACACACCCCCATCCACTTCTCCTGTCTTctactcatccctctctctcctccagagctACATCCCTTCCCAGCATGACGTCCTGCTAGCCCGTAAGCCCACTAAGGGCATTCATGAGTATGACTTTGAGATCAAGAGTATTCCCTTCAAGATGGTGGATGTGGGAGGACAGCGCTCGGAAAGACGGCGGTGGTTTGAGTGTTTTGACTCTGTCACCTCCATACTGTTCCTAGTGTCTTCTTCAGAGTatgaccaggtacacacacattggACACTCACGCAAACTGAACACGCTCACCACACacgccctctgtttctctctctctctctcacacacacagacacaatgcctcatttattttttttgtccCCTGTGTGTTCTAGGTCTTGATGGAGGACAGGCAGACCAACCGGCTGAGAGAGTCGTTGAACATCTTTGAAACGATTGTCAACAACCGAGTCTTCATCTCAGTCtccatcatcctcttcctcaacAAGACTGACCTGCTGGAGGAGAAGGTCCGTACAGTCACATTCCCCGTAATCACAAACTCGTTCACCTAAGACAGTGTGCTTAGAGATGCCTTGCATCGCATGAGTCCTCACTGAAGAAAATGGGCTCTTAGCTTTTCAGATAGAAATATATTGATGTCAAGTGTTGTAATTTGAGGCCAAACCAACCTTCTGATTGTACTGACGTTCCATGTTATGTTCATCTGATCCTTGTTCCCGGCAGGTCTTGAATGTTTCGCTAAGTAAATACTTCCCAGAGTACATGGGGCCGGACCACAGCCTGCCGGACGTCCAGAAGTTCCTAGTGGACTGTTTccgggagaagagaagagacttGACACAGAAGCCTCTCTACCACCACTTCACCACAGCCATCAACACAGAGAACATCCGCCTGGTGTTCCGAGATGTCAAGGATACTATCCTCCATGACAACCTCAAACAGCTGATGCTCCAGTGAACTATGACCTCCAGAGAGGACCTGAGCAAAACCAGCCTCCGAGAGGACCCCAGAGAGGACTTATTCTCCTGCCTGAAAGAGGACCTGATTGAGGACATCTCACCTTTTTAAAGAGGACCTGCAATAAACCAGCCTTTAAGAGGACCTGGTTGAGGACACCCATGCCTTGGGGAGGACCTTGACGTTCCACTTCTGTTTagatgtttttattttgtttttactGCCCTGTGGTGAGTGGATGGTCTAAAGACTGCTCTGAAGTCAGTTTGGCTAGGGACATGATTGAATGCTGGATAATAAGCTCTGTCCCTGGGCCAGTTTGATGTCTACCCTGAAGCATACCGTGCTGTCATAGCCCTTCTCCTGGTCCACTGGTCTGTGTGACTAACTGATGGAGAAACCATAACCCCTTTCATACAACATCTTAATAACCAttaatcactgtgtgtgtgtgtgtgtgtgtgtgtgtgtgtgtgtgtgtgtgtgtgtgtgtgtgtgtgttaatctgtACTGAGCTATCTGTGTATACCTGTCTAGCCTTAGGTATTTGCGTAAACTATCATTTAATCAATCATGTTCTTGATCACCTACATTCcaatgtgtgtgtatacagttaaATGTCTGCCTTCCTATTCCCTGGTAGTTATCTTGTAACTGctgtaagaacacacacacgtgcagCAGGCAGGCGTGCCGGTTAGCTAATATTGTTATCTCAGGGTTGTATGGAGACCATTGTATAAATGTCATTATTGTGTCTGTAGTCTTGTCTAGACCCCTCAAATTCAAATCTGGACCTTCGttgctttttttcaattttccccCTCTAGtcagggactggtttagacctgggacatcaggtgggtgcaattaatgatcaggtagaacagaaccaGCAGTACTCCATACCTCGTAGGGTAATATTTGAATACCCCTTGTCTATATTGGATACTCCAGGTTAAAGCTTTAGATTCTTAGTTAAATGTCTTCTGTGAGAACCTGTTCTTGGACGTATTCACTAGGCACGAATTGGAAGAAACGGGCTGCAACGGGGAGGTACTATCTGAACTTGCCCAATAAGGAACGCCTGTGCTTTTTTTCATTGCACAATGTTTTGAagcgttttgctacagtgtgctctaatgaatacaacccagaaGAGCAGAGGGGTGTGTCTCAGACCCTGGGCTGCATTCATTTGGGGAGCAAATGTTATATCTATATATAACCTTCAGGTAGATCCATACATGCATGTTAATTCCTATATGAACGTTCTATAACGCCTCCCTCCCCTACCATTGGTTCCCTCGTAAAGGGACGTGCATTGCATTAGACAGCCTCTCTGGCCATCTGTTTGATGTTTATAGTTGTACAGACTGACTCCAATTTATATTCTAGTTGAAATGTTTTTGTTTCTTTCCTGTCTATACTGTAACCTGTGTTGTTGACGACcatcgtgtgtgtgtatactgtcctAATGTGTATAGGTATGCTGACACTGTAAAATCTGCCACCTTTATAGTGCTGAATGACAACTTGAGGCTGACTCCAGATCAGCGTTTGAACGTTTCTCTCCTGCTAAATCACACTCTGCCTTCACCGTAAGTGTATAAGGATCAACTGTCATAATTTCCCTCTAGCTACGGAGATGACGCGTCTGTCTGTCCACTGTACCTCTCTGGCTCTGGCCTTGTACATACTGACACCTGATGCCTTAGTTGTAATATAAAACACTTGGTTTACTTTCATGTGTAAATGGTTGTTTAAAAAAATGGGCAGATGATGATTGCTGTTTCACACTTTGCCTTGTCGTTGAACAGACTATGGACATGTTTCCTTTTTCTAACAATCAGCGTTCTTCCTTGTTTAATGCCACTCTAACCgttaaaataaaacatatttctTTAACGAAGTGTGACTTGTCGTTCATTCACGCCATAGACTATAAAGTAGGGGTTCTCTTGTTCTGGACCAGAAGCCTCCGCAGTGTGCATGCTTCAACTCCCCGGGACCTGATTAGACCAAGGTTTCTCAAGTTCAGTTGAACTAAAGAGATCCATCCTCTGACTAGACTGCCTTAAAACGACATCTAAAAAGGCATTACATTTGATTGTTTTCCTACTGCTCTACACAACCTGCTCCACATTTCCAATCTGAATGAAGTATAGAAATGTTTCTAAAGGATTATGCGATGATGATCTTCATttatgtcttcacaccccagagttgatgcttggtggaagcacctttgacagGAATTACAGCGGtaaatcattttaaataagaTTCTACCGACCCTGCACAACTCTTAGAGCAAcatatccattgtttttgtcaaaattgctaAAGCTCAATAAATTTGTTTGGAAGTCACTGAAGGACAGCAATATTcacatttttctattttttttaagCAGATTTATGTCAGGACTGAGACTAGACCCctcaggaacactcaacacctcttagaaagccattctggtgtgtcttcGGCATTACGATTTATGTAATTGTCCATCTGAAAAATACAACTATCCCAGGATTAGTTATTCAGAAGGCTGAGGCAGGTGTTCCTCTaactttttacctgggctttgttcctttcatatttattttgatcctgacaaactcgAGTCTCTGacggtgacaagcatacccatgacatgatgctgcccccatgATACTTGAAAATACAGgggcagtggcgtgtattcatggatgccatgggaagccaggcttccccaaaaaggaaaaaatatattttttgtttttctgtcGTTCATAAATGTCCTTCACTAGAGGttgaatgtacagtgccttcggtaagtattcagatccctttactttttccaccttttacgttacagccttattctaaaattaaataaatacaaatcctcagcaatctacacacaataccccataatgacaaagcaatttttgaataaaaaaaataccttatatacataagtattcagaccctttgctatgagacacgaaattgaggtcaggtgcatcctgtttccattgatcatccttgagctgtttctacaacttggagtccaccagtggtaaattcaaatgattggacatgatttggaaaggcacacacctgtctgtaaaAGGTCCCActgttaacagtgcatgtcagagcaaaaaccaagccatgaggtcaaatggaatggtccgtagagctccaagacaggattgtgttgaggcacagatctgggcaagGTTACCCAAAtacattctgcagcattgatggtccccaaacacacagtggcctccatcattcttaaatggaaaaactctgttttcgctttgttattatggggtattgtgtgtagattgatggggaaaaggttttatttaatccattttagaatacggatgtaacgtaacaaaatgtggaaaaggtcaaagggtctgaatactttccgaatgcttgCATATCAGTGTCAAGGCTACTGAGGGGAGgatagctcataataatggctagaaCGGTACTTTTGGAATGACATCAACCCATGGAAACCGTGTGTTTGatgcatttgataccattccactaactcCGTTCCAGCCGTTACCACGAGCCCGTGCTCCCCATTTAAGGTGCCACAAACCTCCTGTAGTGTCAAGGCAGATGAACTAACAGgctatagagcaaacaacgcaattatcacaacacataggttgtaaaatGCATTATTTTCCCTGGCTTgccttccccagtgattttaacCACGCACCGCTTTATGTGGTAACTGGCCAAAGGGTGTGTAGACTCACTAGGCACTGTAGTGGAGCAGCAGTTTCCACTAGGGGACAGCAAAGGTCTATTTCAGTAAAATCACTGTCGACTACTAGATACATTATATCTGATGTTTTTATCTTTACAACTGTAACCAATTGCTGTATTGGTAACGAGTGAAATAAAAGTTTTGCAAAAGTAATGTCAGACATTTGGTAACCAGTTATTAATACCAATAAGGCTCCCCTGGAGTTTGTATACATCAATCATGtctctcttgctgctggtgattcccaCCTCTACgctgacgacaccattctgtatacttctggcccttctttggacactgtactaacaaacctccagacgagcatcaatgccatacaactctccttccgttgcctccaattgctcttaaatacaagtaaaactaaatgcatgctcttcaaccgatcgctgcttgcacctgcccgcccgtccagcatcactactctgggcggttctgacttagaatatgtggacaactacaaatacctaggtgtctggttagactgtaaactcttcctccagactcacatcaaacatctccaatccaaagttaaatctagaattggcttcctatttcgcaacaaagcatccttcactcatgctgccaaacataccctcgtaaaactaaccatcctaccgatcctcgacttcggggatgtcatttacaaaatagcctccaataccctactcaataaattggatgcagtctatcacagtgccatctgttttgtcaccaaagccccataaactacccaccactgcgacctgtacgatATCGTtgtctggccctcgcttcatactcgtcaccaaacccactggctccaggtcatctacaagaccctgctaggtaaagtcccctcttatctcagctcactggtcaccatagcagcacccacctgtagcacgctctccagcaggtatatctctctggtcaaccccaaagccaattcctactttgtctgcctctccttccagttctctgctgccaatgactggaacaaactacaaaaatctctgaaactggaaacacatctccctcaccagctttaagcaccagctgtcagagcagctcacagattactgcacctgtacatagcccatctataatttagcccaaacaactacctcttcccctactgtatttatttattttgctcctttgcaccccattatttctatttctactttgcacattcttccactgcaaatctaccattccagtgttttacttgctatattgtatttacttcgccaccatggcctttttttgcctttacctcccttatctcatctcatttgctcacattgtatatagacttatttttctactgtattattgactgtatgtttgttttactccatgtgtaactctgtgttattgtatgtgtcgaactgctttgctttatcttggccaggtcgcaattgtaaatgagaacttgttctcaacttgcctacctagttaaataaaggtgaaaaaaatatatatatatatggcaaatataccacGATTaatggctgtgtccaggcactctgtgttgtgttgtgctaaaaacagcccttagccgtggtattttggccatatatcacaaacccccgaggagcCATATTGCTTAACTAATGTATAGATCATGTATAGTTTTTTATTCTGACAATAAAGTTAGTCATTagtgcacaggtgtcaaactcattccacggagggccgagtgtctgcgggttttcgctccacccttgtacttgattgatgaattaacatcactaattagttaggaactccccacacctggttgtctagggctttattgaaaggaaagaccaaaaacctgcagacacaaggccctccgtggaatgagtttgacacccctgcattagtgtaacggctttcctgaggagcagggattcgaccaaaacgcagcgttgtgaaattacatgatttatttaaacaagacacaaAACTAACtatacttgataaactacaaaacaaataaacgatgtagacagacctggacacgaacttacatataacgtgaagaacgcatgaaacaggaaacagactacaacaaacgaacaaacaaaccgaaaacagtcccgtgtggtgcaacgacatagacacagacacaggagacaaccacccacaaacaaacagtgtgaaaacacctaccttaatatggctctcaatcagaggaaatgaaaaccacctgcctctaatttagagccatatcaggtcacccttatacaaacatagaaacacataacatagactacccacccaaactcacgccctgaccgtcaaacacatacaaaataacagaaaaccggtcaggaacgtgacaattagaggtaaaaaataaaacatctaaAATTAAACATAATTTAATataatctatactgaacaaaaatataaacgcaacatataaagtgttggtcccatgtttcatgagctgaaataaaagatcccagatttTTTTAatatgcaccaaaaaaaaaatattcaaattTTTTGTACAAAtttgttacatccctgttagtgagcatgtttcctttgccaagataatccatccacctgataggtgtatcatatcaagaagctgattaaacagcatgatcattacataggtggaCCTTATCCTCAGAAGAGGCGTGTTCATTTTGTGGGAAAACTTTTCTCGAGACTTAACAGCCACCTTCCCAAATGCAAGATGGCTCCAGTCACCATGACAACACAAAGACCCCCCTTGCCTACTTAACCTAATCACATGTAAGAAGAGCAAAAAGACATCATCATCACCTTCAAGAATTTCTACTAAGAGTCAGAAAACGTCATCTTCATCATTTACTCCACCTACATCAGCACCACCGGCAAAGACAACTAAGACTAAGAAAacatcatcatcttcctcatcattGCAAACTACTAAGAAGAGTAAGTAGACACTGTCATCACCATCTTCATCTTCCACACCATCAACTAAGAGAATGAAAAAGCAGAAGCTCCTTGAGACTTTGATAGTCTCCAAGGAGAGTTTGGTTAAATATCCAGCCCAGACCCCCACGAATCTCAAAaatacaacaaccacaaccaAGCTCAACGCAGCGCCAGCCCCATTTCCTGCTACAGACACAGCCAAGACTAAACCCAAAGCTACTTCAGTCAAGCTCAATCAGCCCCAGCCCCAGACCCTGCTACAGACACAGCCGAGACTAAACCCAAAGCTACTTCAGTCAAGCTCAACGCAGACCCAGCCCCTGCTACAGACACAGCCAAGACTAAACCCAAAGCTACTTCAGTCAAGCTCAAcgcagccccagccccagcccctgcTACAGACACAGCCAAGACTAAACCCAAAGCTACTTCAGTCAAGCTCAATGCAGACCCAGCCCCTGCTACAGACACAGCCAAGACTAAACCCAAAACTACTTCAGTCAACCTCAACGCagacccagccccagcccctgcTACAGACACAGCCAAGACTAAACCCAAAGCTACTTCAGTCAAGCTCAACGCAGACCCAGCCCCATACCCTGCTACAGTCACAGCCAAGACTAAACCCAAAGCTACTTCAGTCAAGCTCAACGCAGACCCAGCCCCAGACCCTGCTACAGACACAGCCAAGACTAAACCCAAAGCTACTTCAGTCAAGCTCAACGCAGACCCAGCCCCAGACCCTGCTACAGACACAGCCAAGACTAAACCCAAAGCTACTTCAGTCCAGCTCAACGCAGACCCAGCCCCAGAACCTGCTACAGTCACAGCCAAGACTAAACCCAAAGCTACTTCAGTCAAGCTCAAAGCAGCCCCAGCCACTGCTACAGTCACAGCCAAGACTAAACTCAAAGCTACTTCAGTCAAGCTCAACGCAGACCCAACCCCAGACCCTGCTACAGACACAGCCAAGACTAAACCCAAAGCTACTTCAGTCAAGCTCAAAGCAGCCCCAGACCCTGCTACAGACACAGCCAAGACTAAACCAAAAGCTACTTCAGTCAAGCTCAACGCAGACCCAGCCCCAGACCCTGCTACAGACACAGCCAAGACTAAACCCAAAGCTACTTCAGTCAAGCTCAACGCACCCCCAGACCCTGCTACAGACACAGCCAAGACTAAACCCAAAGCTACTTCAGTCAAGCTCAacacagacccagacccagaccctgcTACAGACACAGCCAAGACTAAACCCAAAGCTACTTCAGTCAAGCTCAacacagacccagacccagaccctgcTACAGACACAGCCAAGACTAAACCCAAAGCTACTTCAGTCAAGCTCAACGCAGCCCCAGCCACTGCTACAGTCACAGCCAAGACTAAACCCAAAGCTACTTCAGTCAAGCTCAAAGCAGCCCCAGCCACTGCTACAGTCACAGCCAAGACTAAACCCAAAGCTACTTCAGTCAAGCTCAAAGCAGCCCCAGCCACTGCTACAGTCACAGCCAAGACTAAACCCAAAGCTACTTCAGTCAAGCTCAAAGCAGCCCCAGCCACTGCTACAGTCACAGCCAAGACTAAACCCAAAGCTACTTCAGTCAAGCTCAAAGCAGCCCCAGCCACTGCTACAGTCACAGCCAAGACTAAAGCCAAAGCTACTTCAGTCAAGCTCAAAGCAGCCCCAGCGACTGCTACAGTCACAGCCAGCACTAAAGCCAAAGCTGCTTCTAAGAAGAAGGTGTCACTGAAATAGCTAATTGAGCTATCCGCTCAGACAGCCAGAGCTGCTGCCACACTATCCAAGGATCCTTTAGCAGGGAAAAAAAGAGAAGCAAGATGCTTCTGGCAGAAGGTGGAGTTTGGGAGCAGTAGAGAGGAGTGGTCAGCTCAGACCCCGCATCCAAGACCACACCACCAGCACAGCTGACCTCAAACGTGACCGTCAGTACAGCAAGACAACCGCATTGGACCATA
This genomic interval from Salvelinus fontinalis isolate EN_2023a chromosome 30, ASM2944872v1, whole genome shotgun sequence contains the following:
- the LOC129829066 gene encoding guanine nucleotide-binding protein subunit alpha-13-like, producing the protein MADFLPTRSVLNQYFPACLLTNTEVEQLRKSKAIDKSISRDKTYVKRLVKILLLGAGESGKSTFLKQMRIIHGQDFDQQAREEFRAIIYSNVIKGVRVLVDAREKLQIPWGSPDNQVHGDNVMSFDTRSSMMVHGQVETSVFLKYLPSIQALWADVAIQHAYDRRREFQLGESVKYFLDNVEKLGEPSYIPSQHDVLLARKPTKGIHEYDFEIKSIPFKMVDVGGQRSERRRWFECFDSVTSILFLVSSSEYDQVLMEDRQTNRLRESLNIFETIVNNRVFISVSIILFLNKTDLLEEKVLNVSLSKYFPEYMGPDHSLPDVQKFLVDCFREKRRDLTQKPLYHHFTTAINTENIRLVFRDVKDTILHDNLKQLMLQ